TTCCTTCGTACGCATTGGGCGCACACAGTAGCTGCTTCAGAAGGTAGGTCAATTTTTATACGTTTGTCTTCCGTCAGAGATTTTCGAGTTTCTGGTTTCTTTGTTTCTCGGTCATCGGGTTTCTGTCGAATTTCTGGGTCCTTTGGTGGTCCAGGTTCGATCTTCTTCGAATCCCAAGACTCAGAtactttttcagatttttcaggATTTATCTGTTTCATTTCTTCAACTTTAGTATCTTTAATTAAAGGAGGAGAAGGTTTGTTACTAACCATCGTGGTCGATAATTTTaccttttcttccttttctttaatAGCAGAAGTTTCCTCTTtcatattcttcttttcttcttcaatcTTTATTGATTCAACAGGCTTGGAATCAGCATCATTTTCAGAAATCTTCTGTGAAACGTTTGTTTCATGCTTATTCTTTTTCCCTTTCatcattttatgaaaaaatttttccttctctttcggGTCTTTAGAATCTTTTTTGTCGGCGCTGCCCTTCGTATCTTCACCGACCTTATCTTCCTCCTTAGATTTTCTTTCTGGACTTTCCTTTTTCTCGAGAACTTTTCTGAAACTCTTATAGAACATGCTACTCTTCATTTTTTCCTGGAAGGACTTCCTGGCACCTTTATCTTCTTCATTCTCTTTAACTTCCTGCGTTTTGTCTTCCGGTTTCTGTGAAGGGGTCTGTTCTTTTTCAACCTctgatttttttataaatttatgcTGCTCCTTCAGGTTGAATCTTTTTAAAAATGCTGGCTCAGCTTTCGTTTGAGAATTATTTGCATTGTTACTCGACggattcattttattttctattgcATTTGTTTTAGTCAATGGAGCTGGATTAGTATTAGTTTGATCAATAGTTTGCGCAGCTAGCTTATTCTGCtgctttaaaatattttttagcaCCAAAGCTTCGGGTCTTATCAATTTTCGAGGCGTCGATGGAGGAGCTGGCACTTTctctaaattttctttcttctcttcctctgtttCTTCATCAATTTGTTcactttccttttctttctctttcccagCACTTTTTTTGGTACACGCTACAAATTTTTCTACAGGTTCTTCTAAACTTTTAGAAGCATCTCGACAAACGCTTACCGGATCTTCCACTGATTTCTTACAAGTTTCAACATCCATACACAcatcctcctcttcttcctcaGCAATACAAGCGCAGGTTGACAATGGCTGAacacaattttctttttccatcgccCTTCGTCTCTTTCCACCACAACTGCACCGTCTATCACCAACGGGTTCCCGATTTTGTTTACGACATCTGCAAGCCTTCGGGAActtccttctctctttcaaattattataattactgTAGTCAAATTCAGGCTTTTTATCACACAACACGATTCCACGTTGCCGATCCAGGGAGGTGTAATCATCGTTTCGACTGCTGCAGACTGATTTCGACGACCACTCATCGGTGTCTGATTTCGAATGAATTTTCGAAGGATAAATCGTGGAACAAGGCTTTTCTACGCTATCACACACGACGTACTTCGATCTTGTGAAAGATTCATCCGATCCATTTATCGTTGCATCGCTGTTGCTACTGTCCTTGCATTCGCATTCGGTTAAAGTGGACTCTGTATCCTTGCACACAAGGAAATCGTTACTTTCTTCTCCTATCACGATGTTAGAATCTGTGGATTTCGAAACGAGGCTGGATATGTTGCTGTTGTCGCTGCTTTCCTCTTTTTGCGGAAGAAGATCCAATGATTTTTGTTctttgcatttcctgcgcttGTTTCGGATGCAGGTCACAAGTTTACTCGAACATATCTTCGATCGGTCCGTGGTTGTTTCCGAACTCGATTCTGTGCACGGCTGCTCAGGTTTTTTGGATATGCACGGCTATAaatgaatatcattattttagcaaattaaatattatctgTGATGGAAAGCTTGGAAGCGATGACACACCAGATGCGTCCTGACTTACCTGTGTATTCTCGTTGGTTTCCGAGCAGATATAGATATTCACGTTTCCGGTCATCCTACGATTATCGGTTCGACAATCGCTCGCCAATTTCGAGTGTTTTTTACTCCCCGTCCCTTCGATCTCAATACCTTTCTTATCGTGACCTTTTATCTTCCCCTCGTGCATTCTTTTTGAACGAACAGCGTGGTGCTTCTCCCGGAAGTAACTCGGTTTTAAACCACTTTTGGGAGACCTTCGACGCGGTCTATACTCGTATTTACCTTTTGTATGACACACTAATTTGTCATCtttcaattgtttattatGTTCCTTTTCATCGTCctgtttttcaaaaatataccATTATACCTTAAAACTATCTTTCAGAGTAAAAATGAAGATTTTACGAAAGTGTTTAAGTATCTTGGATACTTGCATCTTAAATACCATTCTACATTGCTTCACGATCGTTTGCATCGCTTCCTTGATCGAAGTATTAATCATTTCCGTCAATTTATCCTGGCCAATTTTATCTGTCACGTCACTTGGTTTCTTAAAAGTATCGATTCTATCCTTCACACATGTATCTGAGTTACATTTTTCCTTAGTGCAAGTTTTTGAATCACAAACTTTATGTTCGAAGGAGTATCTTTTCTTATCATCCTCGATTTTATCCTCAATTTTATCCTCGATTTTATCCTCAATTTTATCCTTGATTTTAtcctccttctttttttcatcctTCTGTAAGATttgtttaccatttttatCAGAATTTCCAGGTACCTTTTCATTCTCGGAGTGTGCAGTGATTAAATTTTTAGGATCAGTGTACACCGACGCGTCTATTGACAGAGGAGGAGGGAAACTAGTCGCCTTTACATCGTGAAAGGGGTAAACTACATTTGCTTTGTTAATTTTTGTAGCCTCTGTTTGCTGTTTCGCAGTTGGCgcatctttcttcttctccggTGGATCCTGTTTCGGTTTTGATTTCTTGAAACTCAACAATTTTCCCAGACCcattttgcaaaaattcaaTCCTttcgctttttctttttccttctatCTACATCGAATTCAACGTCGTCTTTcccgttttgaaaaatttttacttGGGTGCTTAAATTATCTCTCGTTGTTGTCGACATCGCCGAAACTCGTGTAATTTGCTGTCGTTTCGAACGAAAGTGCATCGATCTCCTCTTATCGCGAACACATATTGCTAATTTTTCTTCCGGTACGCGTTCATTCTGTAGGTTAGATAAACGACTCCAAACAATCGACGATCTCCTTACGTCGATAAAAATGACGAAATATGATAAAATTAACTTCGTACTGACGTGTTGTCGAGGAGACCTCTTATCGAGTACGTTTACCTCACTCATCGTGGTGACTCGTTATCTGTCGTTTCATCGGCGGATGTAGACCCATCAGATTTTTCTGTCTTCTCGCTGCAATCGCAAACAGATGATATCTCGATGAAAATTTCTGGATCGAACGAACACTCATCACACGTTTCAcccttttttttaaacgtcGAACGAGGAACAGCCTTTTGCTTGTGTTTTTCACACGGGACTGGCTGCAAGCAAATCATTAGGAAATTTATTATAGTTTATTAGTGATCGATACCCAATCAATAATTATCATACTATATCGAATAATATCaaatatatacagggtgccCCGTAACTGGTGGTACAAGCAAATAGGGGGTGATTCtacatgaaaaattgaattgaaaatgtagaataaaattttttcatatgacgctttattttcgaaaaaaataagtttgaaaatttgtcgAGTACTTGGATCAGCTTCAGCCTCAGTAAACATTGCAAGAAGCATGGAAGTAAGTACTCTCCTACTCGGAACAGTAAGATAGTAAAATCCGTCGAACTAAAGCTAAATCAAGTACACGCGTActcgatttttcaaacttattTTTCTCGAAAATAAAGCGTCAtatgataaaattttattctacactttcgattcaatttttcacgtAGAATCACCTCCTACTCGCTTGTACCACCAGTTACGGGACACcctatatattataattattaaggTACCTTGAAAGGTGCAATCATTCTTTTAGCAAATTTTTTCACAGCGTCAGATCTTCTTCGACTTTTAGGTGGATATAGTAGTTCTACCTGTTTACTTTTATCTGCTTTCTTAGATAAATGCATCAAAGGTATGGTATCTGATTTTTTATAGGCCTCTTGACGAGAGGTTCTTCTTTGAAATTCACGTAACACGTTCTTGTAAGCTTGAGTCTCTTGATAAggaaaaatatctttttcctTGGCTATCTTGctcttaaaataaaattgaatgaaacgaaaattcaaatctatgtttcttaaaattctaatttcttaCAGGTGTCAAATAATCGCATACAATGCTACGATTGGTCCTCGGAGCTTCCATTCTGGAACACGTGGAAATTGAACCTGGTGAACTTGCAATTTCACGTTCCCTAGCCTCTCTTTCTCGAATCAGTCTTATTCGATCGTGTCTTTTCAATTCTTCGATCAATTCTGGACTCTGATACATTGgcaaatatttctttaccaTAGGCATTTCAAAACCTTGCTCCGTTGATTCTGGATGGATCATTTTTCTGGGGTCTTGATGAGCGAACTCATAACTTCGTGGACTAAAATGACGGGGactgaaatataattttttgtgttcttttaattgaaccaatttatttctttttaaatgtGCACCTTTCATACGTGCTGCAAGATTGCTCAGGATATCTTCTATATGTTCCCATTGTATGGGAATCGTAAGGAGAGTATGCGTTCCCATGTGATTCCCATTTTTCTGATTCCTGAAATCCTGAAAATGGCCTTCCTGATTTTCCAGGACAATATTCTTCTTTTGGATACTTCTGTGTTGGTTCTGGAGGTAGCTCTCTATCTTCAAACTGCGATCTATattgttgaaaaaaaaattacattttgtCTACAATTCTCCTATacttaattaatgaaaattatttttacgcGTGGAATTCTTCATCTTCAGTTAACGTCGATTTTTCTGAGCAActacattttcttctttttgagCAACtatgttttcttctttttgagCAACtacgttttcttctttttgagGTACAAGGTTTAAGAAGGTCCTTTTCTTTGtatctaatgaaaattaattattgaaagatttctaaaaaagaatcatgaaatattttgataaatcACCTCTTTtgatgtttcttctttttctcttttttaatcAATTCCTGAGACGTCAATATCTTCTCAGGTTCTTTAGACATTTTTCTAGATTCTTTTGTATCTGGAGCATCTGAAACTCTCTTAACATATTTGCTTTTCATATCCTTATCACGACTCTGCAACTTTGTTTGAGTAGACCTACTTCTGTCAGGTAAATCTGTAGATTTATcaacttttaattttgcagCTTGCTTTGTCCCTTCTTTCACAACATCTTTTCCTAATTCCTTTTCTGTGGTCTTTTCAGTTTCTTCAGCTTCTTCAgtcttttcaatttcttcagttttttcaatcttttcaatttcttctgcTTCTTCAGTCTTCTCAACTTCTACAACTTCTTCAGCTTTCTTCTCTGCATCTATTTCTTGCCTTACAGGTGCAGATCTTCCTTTcgatttataattaacaccatATAATTCTAATCCTGCTAATGGATCATATACTGAGCCACCGCCTCTATGTCTTGGAATCTCTATAATATTTTCTGTATCTTCTTCTGGGGGTGCagaaattatattacttttctgTTTAGTTCTCGTAGCTTTCGTTTCTTCAGTTTCTTCAGTTTCTTCAACTTCTCTTTCTATGTCTGTTTTCTGTTTCCTAGGTGCAGGTCTTTCTTTCGGTTTATAACTAACGCCATATAATTCTAAACCTGCTAATGGGTCATACGTCGGAGCAGGAATCTCTGCAACTTTTTCTGTATCTTCTTTTGGAGgtgcagaaattattttagTCTTCGTAACTTTAGTTTTAACTTTCTTTTCTGGCTTTTTACTCAATCCTTTCCCTGCTTCTTTCTTGTCTTTCAAATCTACTGATTTCTTATATTCAGAGAAATCATCAGATTCATCAGGATATTTAATAGTATCCTTTGTATCGTCAGTTTCATCAGGATATTTAATAGTATCCTTTGTATCATCAAACTCATCAGGATATTTAATAGTACCCTTTGCATCATCAGCTTTCCTCGAAATTTCCACCTCATCCGTTTCATCAGTATAATCCATTTCACTTTCTGAAATAGTCATTGTACCTTCCGTTTCCGTTTCCTTGATATGTTTTTTAGTATCGTCAGTATGTTCTGATATGGTGGTCATTTCCAAAATTTCTCTGTCTCCAGTTGTGTCATACGTGATCTCAGACGTACAAGAACAAGGTCCCTAAAAtgacataaaatatatttacctataatttattcatttttattattaattcatcTTACTATTAATTCATCATCCTCTGTTATATTCCAATAATCTCTCTTTTTCACATCCGAAGACCCTTTGCTCGACAATTTATTGATATCATCTACTCGTCGAACGCATTTTCTTGCAGTTCGCGAATCCTCGGTCTCGTCTACTTCAAAATACGAAGTACTTCTCGCAGTAGACTCCAAATACCTATATCACCACACCTCCATATAAAATAATCacaattaataatgaaaattaacgaAATTACCTAGGCAATCTTTTCGTAGTGAATCTCTTTTCACACGGATGTCTCAGATTTAAATTCTTCGCTTCATCAGATTCATCTGTTGTTCTTTTAATTCTTCGTCTCGTTAGGTGTCTATCATCTCTACTACTTAACAGAGTTTCCTGTTCATCGTCACAGGAAGTGGAAGAGGACCATGAATCCTTTGTCTTTCTACTTCTTCTGTACGATTGGACTGGCATTGATTGCTTTTTATGAAGCATGCTTACGATCCTGTTCATCAGAGATGGTCGTTTCCTTTGTAAACCTCTACATTTTTGATCATCCTAttagaagaaatgaaaatcaagatTCACACgtgaaatattgtaattatttcattttcgaatTTAAGTCTAATCCTCCCCTTTTTGGGAGAAAAGaatttgaagatttttcaGAGGTGAAATAACGTTGAAATTGAGGATGTCGAAGAATTAGAGAGGATTCAGAACAGTTCATACTTCTGCTTTACCAAGCCAAGGAATCCTCGCGACCGCGCTGACGATTTTATTTATACGACCTCGTTTCTCCTTATCCTTTCGATCCTTCGGAAGTAATTCTTCCGAGCTATCGTCCACTTCTAT
The sequence above is drawn from the Osmia bicornis bicornis chromosome 14, iOsmBic2.1, whole genome shotgun sequence genome and encodes:
- the LOC123988453 gene encoding uncharacterized protein LOC123988453; translation: MIHPESTEQGFEMPMVKKYLPMYQSPELIEELKRHDRIRLIREREAREREIASSPGSISTCSRMEAPRTNRSIEKDIFPYQETQAYKNVLREFQRRTSRQEAYKKSDTIPLMHLSKKADKSKQVELLYPPKSRRRSDAVKKFAKRMIAPFKPVPCEKHKQKAVPRSTFKKKGETCDECSFDPEIFIEISSVCDCSEKTEKSDGSTSADETTDNESPR
- the LOC114879981 gene encoding uncharacterized protein LOC114879981, whose product is MHEGKIKGHDKKGIEIEGTGSKKHSKLASDCRTDNRRMTGNVNIYICSETNENTQVSQDASGPCTESSSETTTDRSKICSSKLVTCIRNKRRKCKEQKSLDLLPQKEESSDNSNISSLVSKSTDSNIVIGEESNDFLVCKDTESTLTECECKDSSNSDATINGSDESFTRSKYVVCDSVEKPCSTIYPSKIHSKSDTDEWSSKSVCSSRNDDYTSLDRQRGIVLCDKKPEFDYSNYNNLKERRKFPKACRCRKQNREPVGDRRCSCGGKRRRAMEKENCVQPLSTCACIAEEEEEDVCMDVETCKKSVEDPVSVCRDASKSLEEPVEKFVACTKKSAGKEKEKESEQIDEETEEEKKENLEKVPAPPSTPRKLIRPEALVLKNILKQQNKLAAQTIDQTNTNPAPLTKTNAIENKMNPSSNNANNSQTKAEPAFLKRFNLKEQHKFIKKSEVEKEQTPSQKPEDKTQEVKENEEDKGARKSFQEKMKSSMFYKSFRKVLEKKESPERKSKEEDKVGEDTKGSADKKDSKDPKEKEKFFHKMMKGKKNKHETNVSQKISENDADSKPVESIKIEEEKKNMKEETSAIKEKEEKVKLSTTMVSNKPSPPLIKDTKVEEMKQINPEKSEKVSESWDSKKIEPGPPKDPEIRQKPDDRETKKPETRKSLTEDKRIKIDLPSEAATVCAQCVRRKSLNQESKQCSQIHVSEPHTTCVNPNFIRCTDINENCTVGNESRCTCCYLPMSQSTNECTNHPKSCLKKERQFRCPNSQETSSSIPCYDKRNWAECGCRRALCCEGCRRPRTECSCRSTYVPCANCCKPRSKCSCKSICKTRSTCGHMRSMFCLYCDNPRETCTCRAPLRKCSYCELSIDLCRCEERKTICDGRPVLTEADNDRTMYVTAWKPREEIRRYFSRNLDVLRTDSINECWCHEKLKHHNSDDLPYQRLSVFSDVMDELQQKLSESSCCTRCRKIPCCCNPNEGKIKCCVSPKTRRKLVAVCMEKPKVKSMGNYKCDTGKEKSDRSRKIIVSLCCECKSTPCRCKKSKSNQKKPRAKCYYCKSSPCICIATGECNKPRPCRCNDSPCRTKEKEKALRGKTSTKPKNNDEKIICVR